One Drosophila santomea strain STO CAGO 1482 chromosome X, Prin_Dsan_1.1, whole genome shotgun sequence DNA segment encodes these proteins:
- the LOC120455546 gene encoding vinculin, which produces MPVFHTKTIESILDPVAQQVSRLVILHEEAEDGNAMPDLSRPVQVVSAAVANLVKVGRETINSSDDKILRQDMPSALHRVEGASQLLEEASDMLRSDPYSGPARKKLIEGSRGILQGTSSLLLCFDESEVRKIIQECKRVLDYLAVAEVINTMEQLVQFLKDLSPCLSKVHREVGAREKELTHQVHSEILVRCLEQVKTLAPILICSMKVYIHIVEQQGRGAEEAAENRNYLAARMSDELQEIIRVLQLTTYDEDTSELDNLTVLKKLSNAISNKMELANEWLSNPYALRGGVGEKALRQVIDNATEISERCLPQDSYPIRKLADEVTAMANTLCELRQEGKGQSPQAESLARGIRDRLGELQSLVHQAVLGVDKAGVQQTAHTIQGRLEQAVKWLQHPEINDGGLGERAINLIVEEGRKVAEGCPGHQKAEIQQLCDEVERLKRQAAGTGPAAKQAAKQLTQKLYELKAAIQNALVNRIVQDFMDVSTPLKQFTEAVLQPEGTPGREQNFNQKSNNLQAFSDRASKTSRMVAAGGACGNKKIAEILLSSAAQVDSLTPQLISAGRIRMNYPGSKAADEHLQNLKQQYADTVLRMRTLCDQATDPADFIKTSEEHMQVYAKLCEDAIHARQPQKMVDNTSNIARLINRVLLVAKQEADNSEDPVFTERLNAAANRLERSLPAMVGDAKLVATNIADPAAAAAWKNSFQRLLGDVREVRDAIAPPQPPPLPTSLPPPIPELSALHLSNQNAERAPPRPPLPREGLAPVRPPPPETDDEDEGVFRTMPHANQPILIAARGLHQEVRQWSSKDNEIIAAAKRMAILMARLSELVLSDSRGSKRELIATAKKIAEASEDVTRLAKELARQCTDRRIRTNLLQVCERIPTIGTQLKILSTVKATMLGAQGSDEDREATEMLVGNAQNLMQSVKETVRAAEGASIKIRSDQTSNRLQWVRRQPWYQY; this is translated from the exons ATGCCCGTCTTTCACACAAAAACCATCGAGAGCATTCTAGATCCTGTGGCCCAACAG GTATCCCGTCTGGTGATCCTGCACGAGGAGGCCGAGGATGGCAACGCGATGCCGGACCTCAGTCGGCCGGTGCAGGTGGTGTCGGCGGCGGTGGCCAATCTCGTGAAGGTGGGCCGCGAGACGATCAACAGCTCCGACGACAAGATCCTGCGCCAGGACATGCCCTCGGCATTGCACCGCGTGGAGGGTGCCTCGCAGCTGCTGGAGGAGGCGTCCGATATGCTCCGCTCCGATCCGTACTCGGGTCCGGCGCGCAAGAAGCTAATCGAGGGTAGCCGCGGCATCCTGCAGGGCACCTCCTCGCTGCTGCTCTGCTTTGACGAGAGCGAGGTGCGGAAGATCATCCAGGAGTGCAAGCGGGTGCTGGACTACTTGGCGGTGGCGGAGGTGATCAACACCATGGAGCAGCTGGTGCAGTTCCTCAAGGACCTCTCGCCCTGTCTGAGCAAGGTGCATCGCGAGGTGGGCGCCCGCGAGAAGGAGCTGACCCACCAGGTGCACAGCGAAATATTGGTGCGGTGCCTGGAGCAAGTGAAGACCCTGGCCCCCATCCTCATCTGCAGCATGAAGGTCTACATTCACATTGTGGAGCAACAGGGCCGCGGTGCAGAGGAGGCGGCTGAGAACCGGAACTACCTGGCCGCCAGGATGAGCGACGAACTGCAGGAGATCATCCGCGTGCTGCAGCTGACCACCTACGACGAGGACACCAGCGAACTGGACAACCTCACCGTGCTGAAGAAGCTCTCCAATGCCATTTCCAACAAAATGGAGCTGGCCAACGAGTGGCTCTCGAATCCCTATGCCCTGCGCGGCGGCGTCGGCGAGAAGGCACTGCGCCAGGTGATCGACAATGCGACGGAGATCTCAGAGCGCTGTCTGCCCCAGGACTCGTATCCCATCCGCAAGCTGGCCGATGAGGTGACGGCCATGGCCAACACCTTGTGCGAGCTGCGCCAGGAGGGCAAGGGCCAGAGTCCCCAGGCGGAGTCCCTGGCCCGGGGCATCCGCGATCGGCTGGGAGAGCTGCAGTCCCTGGTGCACCAGGCGGTTCTCGGCGTGGACAAGGCTGGCGTTCAGCAGACGGCCCACACCATCCAGGGTCGATTGGAGCAGGCGGTGAAGTGGCTGCAGCATCCGGAAATCAACGACGGCGGCCTCGGCGAGCGGGCCATCAATCTGATTGTGGAGGAGGGTCGCAAGGTGGCCGAGGGCTGTCCCGGCCACCAGAAGGCCGAGATTCAGCAGCTGTGCGACGAAGTGGAGCGCCTCAAGCGCCAGGCAGCCGGAACCGGACCGGCGGCCAAGCAGGCGGCCAAGCAACTCACCCAGAAGCTCTACGAGCTGAAGGCGGCCATCCAGAACGCCCTGGTCAACCGCATTGTGCAGGACTTCATGGACGTCAGCACGCCGCTCAAACAGTTCACGGAGGCGGTGCTCCAGCCAGAGGGAACGCCCGGACGGGAGCAGAACTTCAACCAGAAGTCAAATAACCTGCAGGCCTTCAGCGATCGCGCCTCCAAGACCTCCAGAATGGTGGCCGCCGGTGGTGCGTGCGGCAACAAGAAGATCGCTGAGATTCTGCTCTCCTCGGCCGCCCAAGTGGACTCCCTCACGCCGCAGCTAATCAGCGCCGGTCGCATCCGTATGAACTATCCGGGCAGCAAGGCGGCGGACGAGCATCTGCAGAACCTGAAGCAGCAGTACGCGGACACCGTGCTGCGCATGCGCACCCTCTGCGACCAGGCCACGGACCCGGCGGACTTCATCAAAACGTCCGAGGAGCACATGCAGGTGTACGCCAAGCTCTGTGAGGACGCCATCCATGCGCGCCAGCCGCAGAAGATGGTGGACAACACCTCGAACATTGCCCGCCTGATCAATCGCGTCTTGTTGGTGGCCAAACAGGAGGCGGATAACTCCGAGGATCCGGTGTTCACCGAGCGCTTGAATGCCGCCGCCAATCGGTTGGAGCGTTCGCTGCCCGCCATGGTTGGCGACGCCAAACTGGTGGCCACCAACATTGCCGATCCGGCGGCAGCGGCCGCTTGGAAGAACTCCTTCCAGCGGCTACTTGGCGATGTGCGCGAGGTGCGAGATGCCATTGCGCCGCCGCAGCCACCACCACTGCCCACTTCCCTGCCGCCACCCATTCCGGAGCTGAGCGCCCTGCATCTGTCCAACCAGAATG CCGAGCGTGCGCCTCCACGCCCACCACTGCCTAGGGAAGGATTGGCGCCTGTGCGTCCGCCACCTCCGGAAACGGACGATGAAGACGAGGGCGTCTTCCGCACGATGCCACATGCCAATCAGCCCATCCTG ATCGCCGCGCGTGGCTTGCACCAGGAGGTGCGCCAGTGGTCGTCCAAGGACAACGAGATCATTGCGGCCGCCAAGCGCATGGCGATCCTGATGGCCCGTCTCAGCGAGCTGGTGCTGTCCGACTCGAGGGGCAGCAAGCGCGAGCTGATCGCCACCGCCAAGAAGATCGCCGAGGCCTCCGAGGACGTGACCCGTTTGGCCAAGGAGTTGGCCCGCCAGTGCACTGATCGCCGCATCCGCACCAACCTGCTGCAGGTGTGCGAGCGCATACCCACCATCGGCACTCAGCTGAAAATCCTGTCCACCGTGAAGGCCACGATGCTGGGCGCCCAGGGATCCGACGAGGATCGCGAGGCCACCGAGATGCTCGTGGGCAATGCCCAAAACCTCATGCAAAGC GTGAAGGAGACGGTGCGCGCCGCCGAGGGAGCCAGCATCAAGATCCGCTCGGACCAGACCAGCAATCGTCTGCAGTGGGTGCGCCGACAGCCCTGGTACCAGTACTAG
- the LOC120456569 gene encoding SET domain-containing protein SmydA-8 isoform X3, protein MSTSSTPVPEEPRSSNQMTISASTQELADLIDIHLGELRPQDPSWRVADSPISGRGIFATREIAPGEELFREHTLLVGPTAHRSTNLRTCTLCYRLIPGSMDSAALCPAGCGLPVCSECRDSSRHDLECKLFRKWKPLESERIEPRALRILSVVRCFFLDEAARKLLYAMQANMDRYYMKEVQRAADCFKHFPREQDMLDYFYRTICAFNTNAFEARSNVDGHEVLVRALFPLAGLLNHQCTPNAAHHFENGETIVVCATERIPAGAEITMSYAKLLWSTLARKIFLGMTKHFICKCVRCQDPTESSPLLDAPGFRPGECQCKCERERNIR, encoded by the exons ATGTCCACATCTAGCACACCTGTTCCAGAGGAGCCGAGATCCTCGAACCAAATGACCATCAGTGCGTCCACGCAGGAGTTAGCCGACCTGATAGACATTCACTTGGGTGAACTGCGACCACAGGACCCCTCATGGCGGGTGGCCGACTCACCCATTTCCGGCCGTGGCATCTTTGCCACCAGGGAGATAGCGCCAGGCGAGGAGCTCTTCCGGGAGCACACGTTGCTGGTGGGTCCAACGGCTCATCGGTCGACCAATCTGCGCACTTGCACTCTCTGCTACCGCCTGATTCCGGGCTCCATGGACTCGGCAGCCCTCTGCCCGGCTGGCTGCGGATTGCCAGTTTGCTCGGAGTGTCGGGACTCCTCGCGTCACGACCTGGAGTGCAAGCTCTTTCGCAAGTGGAAGCCACTGGAGAGCGAGAGAATCGAACCGCGCGCCCTCCGAATTCTTAGTGTTGTGCGATGCTTCTTTCTGGACGAAGCCGCCCGAAAGTTGCTGTATGCCATGCAGGCCAACATGGATCGGTACTATATGAAGGAGGTGCAACGGGCTGCCGATTGCTTCAAGCACTTTCCGCGGGAGCAGGACATGTTGGACTACTTCTACCGCACCATCTGCGCCTTCAACACCAATGCCTTCGAAGCCCGTAGCAATGTGGATGGCCACGAGGTGTTGGTGCGGGCGCTCTTCCCTTTGGCTGGACTCCTGAACCACCAGTGCACCCCGAATGCGGCGCACCACTTCGAGAACGGGGAAACCATTGTGGTGTGCGCCACCGAACGGATTCCAGCTGGAGCCGAGATCACCATGTCGTACGCCAAGTTGCTGTGGTCCACGCTGGCCAGGAAAATATTCCTCGGAATGACCAAGCACTTCATCTGCAAGTGCGTCCGATGCCAAGATCCCACG GAATCGAGCCCCTTGTTAGACGCCCCTGGATTTAGGCCAGGGGAATGCCAATGCAAGTGTGAGCGTGAGAGAAACATCCGATGA